The Fibrobacter sp. UWP2 genomic interval TATGTGCATCTGCAAAATATTGGTATAAATATGAATAAGTTATATTGTATTCAATAATATTTTTTAAATCTTCGGTAGATAAAGGTATGATTTTCATTCCGGTTATCCATTTATCTGGATTTTGTGGATCGCAATATATAAGATTTTTTCTTCCTCGAAAATCACCAATAACATTAATATGTAGAAAGGTTGTTACAAATACACAATAAGTGTTAATATTATTTGTTCTTAGCAAATGGTTTCCCAAATGCCTTGAAACAGGCTCCATTTCCATTCTCCGTTGGTTGGTACTGTCTGCTAGAGTCGCTTCTAAAAGTAAATTATGTTCAGGATAATTTGATGTGCTGTCATATTCATAAACGATGTCGGCCTCTCCGCCTCCAGCGTGAGTCACGGGCAATAAATTAGCATCTAAAGATAGTTTGAAATAATCAAGAATTTTACCCTTCTTTTCACTAATTTTATACCAAATGATTCCAAGAATATATTCGAAAATCGTTGGAACATCAGCATTTTCTGTTACCATGCGACAAATCTCGTCGTCTGATCTTAATTCAAATTTGTAGAGCAATGCTAAAAGCTTTTCGTCAGTAAATTTACTGTCAATAAGTTTGTTAAAACGTTCATACCTTAGCCTATCAACTTCGTTGTAGGCTGCTTTTATATTATTGACGTTTGAACCAAGATCTCTGTTTATTCCCTTAATTATGTTTTCTTCATTAAAAATCAACGCAGGACATATTTCTTCTAGAGAACTTCTTTTGAAACGCAAATCAGATTTTTTATAAGCTTGCTTGTATAATTCTGAAATAGCTGAGTTAAACAACTGCTTGGGAACTATGTCTAATTCAACTTTTTTTTCGTTAAATATAAAACAATTTGTAAGTCCAAGATATCGTCTATTTAAGTCGAGATAATCCTCTAACATGGATTTGGCTTGGTAACGTATATTTTCTTTCGCAAATTCCACTAAGGGGGTAAAAAAATAGGATGTTCCAATTTTTAGATTTGAAATAACCACAAATCAAACACAA includes:
- a CDS encoding AlwI family type II restriction endonuclease — protein: MEFAKENIRYQAKSMLEDYLDLNRRYLGLTNCFIFNEKKVELDIVPKQLFNSAISELYKQAYKKSDLRFKRSSLEEICPALIFNEENIIKGINRDLGSNVNNIKAAYNEVDRLRYERFNKLIDSKFTDEKLLALLYKFELRSDDEICRMVTENADVPTIFEYILGIIWYKISEKKGKILDYFKLSLDANLLPVTHAGGGEADIVYEYDSTSNYPEHNLLLEATLADSTNQRRMEMEPVSRHLGNHLLRTNNINTYCVFVTTFLHINVIGDFRGRKNLIYCDPQNPDKWITGMKIIPLSTEDLKNIIEYNITYSYLYQYFADAHKSNEFHPQKWYDNCIKIKNAQIIKANSRMSMVAEKKPPKYR